From one Sulfurimonas sp. HSL-3221 genomic stretch:
- a CDS encoding glycerate kinase type-2 family protein has product MLPELESLFGAAVDAVMPQRMLPGRMRLHDGVLSVGGEQLDLERYGNLYLCGAGKAALPMAEACEAILGERIAGGVIVTPEAERPLGYCTYVHSTHPLPSEESVEAAERLMEQFARAGERDLILFLLSGGTSALIEKPLPPVTLAAMAETTRLLLENGCSIEETNSVRKHLSMIKGGRLAQMTRATVLVLVVSDVIGDDLETIGSAPLYCDRSTYADVTALLRGRGLMERLPETVREVLTKGEKGGVPETPTLPLPTVKHLLIGSNKQALEAAAACGVEYGRDVRVVETPIEGDVAEAAEAFCRRFKSLPPGTLLLQGGETTVTVSGGGRGGRNQHFALLCLRHLGTECSYDIICAGTDGIDGNSDAAGARISDALFRRCSIAEIDDALARFDSNTFFAGKEALIETGYTGTNVMDVVLAYKGEDNG; this is encoded by the coding sequence GTGTTGCCTGAACTGGAATCCCTCTTCGGAGCGGCGGTTGACGCGGTGATGCCCCAGCGTATGCTGCCGGGCCGGATGCGGCTTCACGACGGGGTGCTTTCCGTCGGCGGCGAGCAGCTGGACCTGGAGCGCTACGGCAACCTCTATCTCTGCGGCGCGGGCAAGGCCGCGCTGCCGATGGCCGAGGCATGCGAAGCCATTTTGGGGGAGCGGATCGCCGGCGGGGTCATCGTCACCCCCGAAGCGGAACGTCCGCTCGGCTACTGCACCTACGTCCACAGTACCCATCCCCTCCCCTCCGAAGAAAGCGTCGAAGCGGCCGAGCGGCTGATGGAACAGTTCGCCAGGGCGGGCGAAAGGGACCTGATCCTTTTCCTGCTCAGCGGCGGCACCTCCGCGCTGATCGAAAAACCGCTGCCCCCAGTCACCCTGGCGGCGATGGCGGAGACGACCCGTCTGCTGCTGGAAAACGGCTGCAGCATCGAAGAGACGAACAGCGTGCGCAAGCACCTCTCCATGATCAAGGGGGGACGGCTGGCGCAGATGACTAGGGCGACGGTGCTTGTCCTGGTCGTCTCCGACGTCATCGGGGACGATCTGGAAACGATCGGCTCCGCACCGCTGTACTGTGACCGGAGCACCTACGCCGACGTGACGGCGCTGCTGCGGGGCAGGGGGCTGATGGAAAGGCTGCCCGAGACGGTGCGCGAGGTACTGACGAAGGGGGAAAAGGGGGGCGTTCCCGAAACACCGACGCTTCCCCTCCCGACGGTGAAACATCTGCTGATCGGCAGCAACAAGCAGGCCCTGGAGGCCGCGGCGGCCTGCGGCGTGGAATACGGACGCGACGTGCGGGTGGTCGAAACTCCCATCGAGGGGGATGTCGCCGAGGCGGCGGAGGCGTTCTGCCGCCGTTTCAAATCGCTGCCGCCGGGAACGCTTCTGCTGCAGGGGGGCGAAACGACGGTCACGGTCTCCGGCGGCGGTCGGGGCGGTCGGAACCAGCATTTCGCGCTGCTCTGCCTCCGGCATTTGGGGACGGAGTGCAGTTACGATATCATTTGTGCAGGCACGGACGGGATCGACGGCAATTCGGATGCGGCGGGGGCGCGCATTTCCGATGCGCTATTCCGGCGCTGCAGCATCGCGGAGATCGACGACGCCCTGGCGCGTTTCGACTCCAACACGTTCTTCGCAGGCAAAGAGGCCCTGATCGAGACCGGCTACACGGGGACCAACGTCATGGATGTGGTATTAGCTTACAAAGGAGAGGATAATGGCTGA
- a CDS encoding HAD-IIB family hydrolase, with protein sequence MSDSLHYIVFTDLDATLLDHETYSHSAAQPAIDYLIREEIPLVFVTSKTQPEAVKLQEKMGLCAPFIVENGGAIFIPRCCSRFYGADHEADYEVITLGAAYDACTNLLDSLKSRFRLRGFSHMHHDEVAERTGLHTEGAVMAKTRYCSEPFIMEDESLFDELVATVSAEGFTVTKGGRFYHLIGRNQSKGSAVQALLERAEASTGIRFSSIALGDSENDFSMLQSVDIPVLIPKHDGSYAAINLPNLIKAPYPGPRGWNAVLQEIFGVA encoded by the coding sequence ATGTCTGATTCGCTGCACTACATCGTTTTCACTGACCTCGATGCCACACTGCTTGACCACGAAACCTACTCGCATTCTGCGGCCCAGCCCGCGATCGACTACCTGATACGTGAAGAGATCCCCTTGGTGTTCGTTACCAGTAAAACGCAGCCCGAAGCCGTCAAACTCCAGGAGAAGATGGGGCTCTGCGCCCCCTTTATCGTGGAGAACGGCGGGGCGATTTTCATCCCGCGCTGCTGCAGCCGCTTCTACGGCGCAGACCACGAGGCCGACTACGAGGTGATCACCCTGGGTGCCGCCTACGACGCCTGTACGAACCTGCTCGACAGCCTGAAATCCCGTTTCCGTCTCCGCGGCTTTTCGCATATGCACCATGACGAGGTGGCCGAACGGACGGGACTGCACACCGAAGGGGCGGTGATGGCCAAGACGCGCTACTGCTCCGAACCCTTTATTATGGAGGACGAAAGCCTGTTCGACGAACTGGTCGCCACCGTCTCGGCCGAGGGCTTCACGGTGACCAAGGGGGGACGTTTCTACCATCTCATCGGACGCAACCAGAGCAAGGGCAGCGCGGTCCAGGCACTGCTCGAGCGCGCCGAAGCGTCGACGGGGATCCGTTTCAGTTCCATCGCGCTGGGCGACAGCGAGAACGATTTCTCGATGCTGCAGAGCGTCGACATCCCTGTACTCATTCCCAAGCACGACGGCAGCTACGCCGCCATCAACCTTCCCAATCTCATCAAGGCCCCCTATCCGGGCCCCCGGGGCTGGAACGCCGTTTTGCAGGAGATCTTCGGTGTTGCCTGA